One Burkholderia pyrrocinia DNA segment encodes these proteins:
- a CDS encoding porin gives MKKRVAFAMTAAGLAAATAAHAQSSVTLYGIVDNAIAYQNNSSATSAVSGGHSKVQMATGIWAGSRFGLKGSEDLGGGTKAIFQLEAGFNANNGSSQWTNGIFTRQAWVGLTNATYGTLTAGRQYTAYYTLLSPYSPTTWLTGYYGAHPGDIDSLDTSYRANNSLVYMSPKFYGFTVGGSYSLGGVAGSFNRGSTWSAAVQYLNGPAGIAVGYQRINNATLGGGVWGANSTAQNGLDSSGNGAEQAVSSINGGYKTAQSQQRLAVTAGYQFTPAWDISVSYSNVQYIPGTLSAFRNTAIFNTAGAVLHWKASPQWDFAAGYSYTAATQSNGVSSSAKYHQVTLSQYYSLSKRTGLYAVEAYQHASGNTISGLTGGIVNATTSIGDGVGAGSKQNQIGAGVGLIHRF, from the coding sequence ATGAAAAAGCGCGTCGCTTTCGCCATGACGGCAGCGGGCCTTGCAGCCGCTACCGCCGCCCACGCCCAGAGCAGCGTGACCCTGTACGGTATCGTCGATAACGCTATCGCTTACCAGAACAACTCGTCGGCGACCAGCGCGGTCTCGGGTGGTCACTCGAAGGTGCAGATGGCCACCGGCATTTGGGCAGGCAGCCGCTTCGGCCTGAAGGGCAGCGAAGATCTCGGCGGCGGCACGAAGGCGATTTTCCAGTTGGAAGCCGGCTTCAACGCGAACAACGGCTCGTCGCAGTGGACGAACGGCATCTTCACGCGTCAGGCGTGGGTTGGTCTGACCAACGCAACGTACGGTACGCTGACGGCAGGCCGCCAGTACACCGCGTACTACACGCTGCTGTCGCCGTATAGCCCGACGACCTGGCTGACCGGTTACTACGGCGCGCACCCGGGCGATATCGACTCGCTGGATACCAGCTACCGCGCGAACAACTCGCTCGTCTACATGTCGCCGAAGTTCTACGGCTTCACGGTCGGCGGTTCGTACTCGCTCGGCGGCGTGGCAGGCAGCTTCAACCGCGGCTCGACCTGGAGCGCGGCGGTCCAGTACCTGAACGGCCCGGCAGGCATCGCAGTCGGCTATCAGCGCATCAACAACGCGACGCTCGGCGGCGGCGTGTGGGGCGCGAACTCGACCGCGCAAAACGGTCTGGATTCGAGCGGCAACGGCGCGGAGCAGGCCGTGTCGTCGATCAACGGCGGCTACAAGACGGCACAGTCGCAACAGCGTCTCGCCGTGACGGCCGGTTACCAGTTCACGCCGGCGTGGGACATCTCGGTGTCGTACTCGAACGTCCAGTACATCCCGGGCACGCTGTCGGCATTCCGCAACACGGCGATCTTCAACACGGCAGGCGCCGTGCTGCACTGGAAGGCATCGCCGCAGTGGGACTTCGCGGCAGGCTACTCGTACACGGCGGCAACGCAGTCGAACGGTGTTTCGAGCTCGGCCAAGTACCACCAGGTCACGCTGTCGCAGTACTACAGCCTGTCGAAGCGCACGGGTCTGTACGCGGTTGAAGCGTACCAGCACGCTAGCGGCAACACGATCAGCGGCCTTACCGGCGGCATCGTCAATGCAACGACGTCGATCGGCGACGGCGTGGGCGCAGGTTCGAAGCAGAACCAGATCGGCGCCGGCGTTGGCCTGATCCACCGCTTCTGA
- a CDS encoding phytoene/squalene synthase family protein, whose translation MTTRTDSAYLLGDLLKHVSRSFYLTLRVLPDGMRDPVGLAYLLARAADTIADTALVAPDRRAALLTDLRDEIERLGDGAALSRSLEDVTRMQTDSHEHVLLGSMEPMLALLRAQPDADRASIRKVVATLTSGMEFDLRTFPDEQSGQGASLPTRDVLDRYTYLVAGCVGEFWTDMTGAHTRAARGWDLPDMREKGIRFGKALQMTNILRDCAKDLRIGRCYLPDDVLGAHGIGLADLMSPDASARARGVLVDLLRVALDQYRDACLYTLAIPRRFVRLRLACLWPIMIGLETLELLAGHDAWLDPAKPAKVPRKRIYRIMASSLALVGSNTAIRARMTALADAVNTRLARPASH comes from the coding sequence ATGACGACTCGAACCGATTCCGCCTACTTGCTCGGCGACCTGCTGAAGCACGTTTCCCGCTCCTTCTACCTGACGCTGCGCGTGCTGCCCGACGGCATGCGCGACCCGGTCGGCCTCGCGTACCTGCTCGCGCGCGCGGCCGACACGATCGCCGATACCGCGCTCGTCGCGCCCGATCGCCGGGCGGCGTTGCTGACCGACCTGCGCGACGAGATCGAGCGGCTCGGCGACGGCGCGGCGCTGTCGCGTTCGCTCGAGGACGTGACGCGGATGCAGACGGATTCGCACGAGCATGTGCTGCTCGGCTCGATGGAGCCGATGCTCGCGCTGCTGCGCGCGCAGCCGGACGCCGACCGCGCATCGATCCGCAAGGTCGTCGCGACGCTCACTTCAGGAATGGAATTCGACCTGCGCACGTTCCCGGACGAGCAGTCGGGGCAGGGCGCGTCGCTGCCGACGCGCGACGTGCTCGACCGCTACACGTATCTTGTCGCGGGCTGCGTGGGCGAATTCTGGACCGACATGACGGGCGCGCACACGCGTGCCGCGCGCGGCTGGGACTTGCCGGACATGCGCGAGAAGGGCATCCGCTTCGGCAAGGCGCTGCAGATGACCAACATCCTGCGCGACTGCGCGAAGGACCTGCGCATCGGCCGCTGCTACCTGCCCGACGACGTGCTGGGTGCGCACGGGATCGGCCTTGCCGACCTGATGTCGCCCGATGCGTCGGCGCGCGCGCGCGGCGTGCTGGTCGACCTGCTGCGCGTCGCACTCGACCAGTATCGCGACGCGTGCCTGTACACGCTCGCGATCCCGCGCCGCTTCGTGCGGCTGCGGCTCGCGTGCCTGTGGCCGATCATGATCGGCCTCGAAACGCTCGAACTGCTGGCTGGCCACGATGCGTGGCTCGACCCGGCGAAGCCGGCCAAGGTGCCGAGAAAACGCATCTACCGGATCATGGCGTCGTCGCTCGCGCTGGTCGGCTCGAACACGGCGATCCGTGCGCGGATGACCGCGCTCGCCGATGCGGTGAACACGCGGCTTGCCCGTCCGGCATCGCATTGA
- a CDS encoding glycerophosphodiester phosphodiesterase, with protein sequence MFFTRPTALRYVPFACAAAFLLAACGGDDDLTSDPTQPISAKVQVVGHRGASALRPEHTLASYRKAIEDGADVIEPDLVSTRDGVLVARHENEISGTTNVSALPQFASRKATKTIDGAQLTGWFTEDFTLAELKTLRARERIPQVRPANTAYNDQFEIPTFDEIVALAKQMSAQTGRTIHLYPETKHPTYFQSINLPLEDRLVDALLKDSYTSRTATVYIQSFEVANLKTIRNRIKSSQPNWKLVQLMDEAGQRPFDFVKANDKRTYGDLSTRDGMREIATYANGVGPYKTSIIAVAADGTLQQPTPYVRYAHEAGLVVHPYTFRPENNFLPASLKDGGTPATRNTAGSVREIQAYLRAGIDGFFTDDPAVGRTAVDTFKR encoded by the coding sequence ATGTTCTTCACGCGCCCGACCGCCCTGCGCTACGTCCCGTTCGCCTGTGCCGCCGCCTTCCTGCTCGCCGCGTGCGGCGGCGACGACGACCTGACGTCCGATCCCACGCAGCCGATTTCCGCGAAGGTCCAGGTGGTCGGCCATCGCGGCGCGAGCGCGCTGCGCCCCGAACACACACTCGCGTCGTATCGCAAGGCGATCGAGGACGGCGCGGACGTCATCGAGCCCGACCTCGTGTCGACGCGCGACGGCGTGCTCGTCGCGCGCCACGAGAACGAGATCTCGGGCACGACGAACGTGTCGGCGCTGCCGCAGTTCGCGAGCCGCAAGGCGACCAAGACGATCGACGGCGCGCAGCTCACGGGCTGGTTCACCGAGGATTTCACGCTCGCCGAGCTGAAGACGCTGCGTGCGCGCGAGCGCATTCCGCAGGTCCGCCCCGCGAACACCGCATACAACGACCAGTTCGAGATTCCGACCTTCGACGAGATCGTCGCGCTCGCGAAGCAGATGTCCGCGCAGACCGGCCGCACGATCCACCTGTATCCGGAAACCAAGCATCCGACCTACTTCCAGTCGATCAACCTGCCGCTCGAGGATCGCCTCGTCGACGCGCTGCTGAAGGATTCGTACACGTCGCGCACCGCGACCGTCTACATCCAGTCGTTCGAAGTGGCGAACCTGAAGACGATCCGCAACCGGATCAAGTCGAGCCAGCCGAACTGGAAGCTCGTGCAGTTGATGGACGAAGCCGGCCAGCGCCCGTTCGACTTCGTGAAGGCGAACGACAAGCGCACCTACGGCGACCTGTCGACGCGCGACGGCATGCGCGAGATCGCGACTTATGCGAACGGCGTCGGCCCGTACAAGACGTCGATCATCGCGGTCGCCGCGGACGGCACGCTGCAGCAGCCGACGCCGTACGTGCGCTACGCGCACGAGGCCGGCCTCGTCGTGCATCCGTACACGTTCCGCCCGGAAAACAACTTCCTGCCCGCGTCGCTGAAGGACGGCGGCACGCCGGCCACGCGCAACACCGCCGGCTCGGTGCGCGAGATCCAGGCTTACCTGCGCGCGGGCATCGACGGCTTCTTCACCGACGATCCGGCCGTCGGCCGCACGGCGGTCGATACGTTCAAGCGCTGA
- a CDS encoding rhodanese-related sulfurtransferase, with translation MTQSADSTSRFSAASYQDVRARLLARDEIALIDVREEDPYAQGHPLWAANFPLSKLELDAWTRIPRRDTPIVVFGEAGGEDLAPRAAAKLAQLGYTDVRLLDGGLAGWLAAGGELFIDVNVPSKSFGEWVEAERHTPSLSAQEVQALIDAKADVVIVDARRFDEYQTMNIPTSTSVPGAELVLRVRALAPNPHTQVVVNCAGRTRSIIGTQSLVNAGLPNPVAALRNGTIGWTLAGQTLEHGAARRFPDDIDATQRADARQAARAVAERAGVPRIALAGIAALDEPGRTLYRFDVRTPEEYEAGHLPGFLSAPGGQLVQETDHHAAVRGARIVLADDDGVRADMTASWLAQMGWDVRVVEPAGAAAFGERGQPPRDVPATPPAADVSPATLAGWLKEAAPGELAIVDVTASANYVKRHIPGAWFVVRAQLRDALAAVPPAKRYVFTCGSSLLARFAADDARALLPASAEISVVTGGTAAWIDAGLPLESGETRLASPRVDRYRRPYEGTDNAAAAMQAYLDWEYGLVDQLKRDGTHHFSVI, from the coding sequence GTGACGCAATCCGCCGATTCCACTTCCCGCTTTTCCGCCGCGTCGTACCAGGACGTGCGCGCGCGCCTGCTTGCCCGCGACGAGATCGCGCTGATCGACGTACGCGAGGAAGATCCGTACGCGCAGGGCCACCCGCTGTGGGCCGCCAACTTTCCGCTGTCGAAGCTCGAACTCGACGCGTGGACGCGGATTCCGCGCCGCGACACGCCGATCGTCGTGTTCGGCGAAGCGGGCGGCGAGGATCTCGCGCCGCGCGCGGCCGCGAAGCTCGCGCAACTCGGCTATACCGACGTGCGGCTGCTCGACGGCGGCCTCGCGGGCTGGCTGGCCGCGGGCGGCGAACTGTTCATCGACGTGAACGTGCCGAGCAAGTCGTTCGGCGAATGGGTCGAGGCGGAGCGGCATACGCCGTCGCTGTCCGCGCAGGAAGTGCAGGCGCTGATCGATGCGAAGGCCGACGTCGTGATCGTCGACGCGCGCCGTTTCGACGAATACCAGACGATGAACATCCCGACCTCGACGAGCGTGCCGGGCGCGGAACTCGTGCTGCGCGTGCGCGCGCTCGCGCCGAATCCGCACACGCAGGTGGTCGTCAACTGCGCGGGCCGCACGCGCAGCATCATCGGCACGCAGTCGCTCGTCAACGCGGGGCTGCCGAACCCGGTCGCGGCACTGCGCAACGGCACGATCGGCTGGACGCTCGCCGGCCAGACGCTGGAGCACGGCGCGGCGCGCCGCTTTCCGGACGACATCGACGCGACGCAGCGCGCCGACGCGCGCCAGGCTGCGCGCGCGGTGGCCGAACGCGCCGGCGTGCCGCGCATCGCGCTCGCAGGCATCGCCGCGCTCGACGAGCCGGGCCGCACGCTGTACCGCTTCGACGTGCGCACGCCGGAGGAATACGAGGCCGGCCATCTGCCGGGCTTCCTGAGCGCGCCGGGCGGCCAGCTCGTGCAGGAGACCGACCATCACGCGGCCGTGCGCGGCGCGCGGATCGTGCTCGCCGACGACGACGGCGTGCGCGCGGACATGACCGCGTCGTGGCTCGCACAGATGGGCTGGGACGTGCGCGTGGTCGAACCGGCCGGCGCGGCGGCGTTCGGCGAGCGCGGCCAGCCGCCGCGCGACGTGCCGGCGACGCCGCCCGCGGCCGACGTGTCGCCTGCGACGCTAGCGGGCTGGCTGAAGGAAGCCGCGCCCGGCGAACTCGCGATCGTCGACGTGACGGCCAGCGCGAATTACGTGAAGCGCCATATTCCGGGCGCCTGGTTCGTCGTGCGCGCGCAGTTGCGCGACGCGCTCGCGGCGGTCCCGCCCGCGAAGCGCTACGTGTTCACGTGCGGATCGAGCCTGCTCGCGCGGTTCGCGGCGGACGACGCGCGCGCGCTGCTGCCGGCGTCGGCCGAGATCTCGGTGGTGACCGGCGGCACGGCCGCCTGGATCGATGCCGGGCTGCCGCTCGAAAGCGGCGAGACGCGGCTCGCGTCACCGCGCGTCGACCGCTACCGGCGCCCGTACGAAGGCACCGACAACGCGGCTGCCGCGATGCAGGCGTATCTCGACTGGGAATACGGGCTGGTCGACCAGTTGAAGCGCGACGGTACGCACCACTTCAGCGTGATCTGA
- a CDS encoding cysteine dioxygenase has product MSTLSLQQTPLWPFVDGLGALLASGANEARILDEGGALLAALVAHDDWLPDAFAQPDPVRYRQYLLYLDPDERFSVVSFVWGPGQTTPIHNHTVWGLIGMLRGGEFSQPYRFDQAGRPVPSGEAVRLQPGEIEAVSPRIGDVHRVTNAFDDQVSISIHVYGANIGKVERAVYLDDGTVKPFVSGYSNA; this is encoded by the coding sequence ATGAGTACGCTTTCGTTGCAGCAGACGCCGCTGTGGCCGTTCGTCGACGGTCTGGGCGCGCTGCTCGCGTCCGGCGCGAACGAGGCGCGCATCCTCGACGAGGGTGGCGCGCTGCTCGCTGCGCTCGTCGCACACGACGACTGGTTGCCCGACGCGTTCGCCCAGCCCGATCCCGTGCGCTATCGGCAGTACCTGCTGTATCTCGATCCGGACGAGCGGTTCTCGGTCGTCAGCTTCGTGTGGGGGCCCGGCCAGACGACGCCGATCCACAACCACACGGTGTGGGGGCTGATCGGGATGCTGCGCGGCGGCGAGTTCTCGCAGCCGTACCGGTTCGACCAAGCGGGCCGGCCCGTGCCGTCCGGCGAAGCCGTGCGGTTGCAGCCGGGCGAGATCGAGGCCGTGTCGCCGCGCATCGGCGACGTCCATCGCGTGACCAACGCATTCGACGACCAGGTATCGATCAGCATCCACGTGTACGGCGCGAACATCGGCAAGGTCGAGCGCGCGGTGTACCTGGACGACGGCACCGTGAAGCCTTTCGTGTCGGGCTATTCGAACGCCTGA